A stretch of Syntrophorhabdaceae bacterium DNA encodes these proteins:
- a CDS encoding pentapeptide repeat-containing protein, whose protein sequence is MATNETKPAGRTGIMQGTTMSGIFFIVIILCSIPHTSCAFKQKDLDKLMTTKQCEWCDLRNADLSGAQLSGAQLSGAALSNANLSNANLSGANLSNAVLSNANLSNADLSGAYMRSTYMYGANLSGANLSKANLDKANLREAELSGANLFDVSLSETIWRNGSRCLEGSAGGCKGDPSRSNTTTGKGIGF, encoded by the coding sequence TTGGCTACAAATGAAACAAAACCAGCGGGAAGAACAGGCATCATGCAAGGAACCACTATGTCGGGTATTTTTTTTATTGTTATCATTTTATGTTCCATTCCCCATACATCCTGTGCCTTTAAACAGAAGGACCTGGATAAGCTTATGACAACAAAACAATGTGAATGGTGCGACCTGCGTAATGCTGACCTCTCCGGGGCGCAACTCTCCGGGGCGCAACTCTCCGGGGCCGCGCTCTCCAATGCCAACCTCTCCAATGCCAACCTCTCAGGCGCCAACCTCTCCAACGCCGTGCTTTCCAATGCCAACCTCTCCAACGCCGACCTCTCAGGCGCCTACATGCGCAGTACATATATGTACGGCGCTAATCTTTCGGGTGCCAACCTGAGCAAAGCCAACCTGGACAAAGCCAACCTGAGGGAGGCAGAACTATCAGGCGCCAACCTGTTTGACGTCAGTCTTTCAGAGACCATCTGGAGAAACGGATCAAGGTGCCTGGAGGGCTCAGCAGGGGGATGTAAAGGTGATCCCTCCCGTAGCAATACAACAACCGGCAAAGGTATTGGATTCTAA
- a CDS encoding DNA-binding protein, whose protein sequence is MKYQTGEIGRVIVAQLDDDDDILENLVGIAKQEKIKAGIFYLIGGIKEAKIVVGPTQDVMPPTPSWRELVESHETLGIGTIFWYKDEPRLHFHGAYGKWDTVKAGCLREAAKTFLIMEAVIIEIKGIKAIRDLDPLSNMVLLRLSGH, encoded by the coding sequence GTGAAATACCAAACAGGTGAGATTGGAAGGGTCATCGTGGCACAGCTTGATGATGACGACGATATACTCGAAAACCTTGTCGGTATTGCCAAACAGGAGAAGATCAAAGCAGGTATATTTTACCTTATCGGCGGCATCAAAGAAGCAAAGATTGTTGTAGGGCCAACCCAGGACGTAATGCCGCCGACGCCAAGCTGGCGGGAACTCGTGGAAAGTCATGAGACGCTGGGTATTGGTACGATATTCTGGTACAAGGACGAACCAAGATTACATTTTCATGGCGCCTATGGAAAGTGGGATACGGTAAAAGCCGGCTGTCTCAGAGAGGCCGCCAAGACGTTCCTCATCATGGAGGCGGTCATCATTGAGATCAAAGGGATCAAGGCAATACGGGACCTCGACCCGCTGTCAAACATGGTACTTCTCAGGCTATCCGGCCATTGA
- a CDS encoding TolC family protein yields MKYYTCFAVIAGFVISSFAMAGEPAIKTGESLGLERCIEIALAQHPSIMSSRYTVRAKESLLGQAKAPYYPKVDTQASFNRYFVEKDTLDPYFPVGLHNENIGSATLSQTIYDFGKTPTDVKTKEFDVESSRFDLEDVTTTIVNNLKTSYYGVLKAKRSRDVNLEIVEQYRQHLGQAKVLFEAGKKPKYDVTKAELDLSNARLDLITTENDLKVAWVRLYNAMGVTITDQFTINDNLSFEAYAITLESALDRAYQQRPDLRSLTAQKSSAEASIDRAKRDFFPTISGNARYNFQGSQYPLGQIWNAGVSMNMNIFEGMLTRNKIEESIARTRSVEAQIEAKRLDILLDVKQSYLNLLKAKETISNTEVQIKQATENLDLANLRYSAGLADPLEVTDATVGYSKAKLANISALYDYKTAQASIERAMGNR; encoded by the coding sequence ATGAAATATTACACCTGTTTTGCTGTCATTGCGGGATTTGTCATCTCCTCTTTTGCCATGGCCGGTGAACCGGCTATCAAAACGGGGGAATCGTTAGGCCTTGAGCGCTGTATCGAGATCGCCCTCGCGCAGCATCCCTCGATCATGAGTTCCCGATATACGGTCCGCGCGAAAGAGTCACTGCTTGGACAGGCGAAGGCCCCCTACTATCCCAAGGTAGATACTCAGGCAAGCTTCAACAGATATTTTGTCGAGAAAGATACCCTTGACCCCTATTTCCCCGTGGGATTGCATAACGAGAACATAGGGAGCGCGACCCTGTCTCAGACGATCTATGATTTCGGTAAGACCCCGACAGATGTGAAAACGAAGGAGTTCGATGTTGAATCCTCCCGTTTTGACCTCGAAGATGTGACAACGACCATTGTCAATAATCTGAAAACGTCCTATTACGGGGTCCTGAAGGCAAAGCGTTCGAGAGATGTTAACCTTGAGATTGTGGAGCAATACAGGCAGCACCTCGGCCAGGCAAAGGTACTTTTCGAGGCGGGGAAAAAGCCAAAATATGACGTGACAAAGGCTGAGCTGGATCTGAGCAACGCCCGGCTTGACCTTATTACAACGGAGAATGACCTGAAGGTTGCATGGGTCAGGCTCTATAATGCGATGGGCGTGACCATAACCGACCAGTTTACTATAAACGATAACCTTTCTTTCGAAGCGTATGCAATAACCCTTGAAAGTGCGCTGGACAGGGCCTACCAGCAAAGACCGGACCTGCGGTCCCTTACCGCACAAAAGAGTTCCGCAGAGGCATCTATTGACCGTGCGAAAAGAGATTTCTTCCCAACCATATCAGGCAATGCACGGTACAATTTTCAGGGGAGCCAGTATCCCCTTGGCCAGATATGGAATGCAGGCGTGTCGATGAACATGAATATCTTTGAGGGAATGTTAACGAGGAACAAGATCGAAGAATCGATTGCCAGGACAAGATCGGTGGAAGCACAGATCGAGGCGAAAAGGCTTGATATCTTGCTTGATGTGAAACAGTCCTACCTGAACCTTCTCAAGGCGAAGGAAACGATCTCCAATACGGAGGTACAGATAAAGCAGGCAACAGAAAACCTTGACCTTGCCAATCTGCGATACTCTGCCGGCTTAGCCGACCCTCTCGAGGTCACCGATGCTACCGTTGGTTACAGCAAGGCAAAACTTGCCAACATAAGCGCGCTCTACGATTACAAGACTGCCCAGGCCAGCATCGAAAGGGCAATGGGGAACAGATGA
- a CDS encoding efflux RND transporter periplasmic adaptor subunit: MMKRKKIIVIICIVIAVAVVYGYLSRKKPPPPARQGVPVLVGKAVQKTMPVIIEAIGTVEAYNSVTVYARIVGQLLRIHFKEGQDVKRGQPLFTIDPGPFQEKLRMSEAKLAQDIAQLKYNEDEAKRYAYLLEKGAVATSDYENKQTLALTQQATVRSSKADVDNARLNLEYCYIRSPLDGRTGAHLAKEGAMIKDNDTKLVVVNQISPIYVKFSVPEKQLPEIRKYMTSGVLKVKVNPQGTQGAPVEGKLTFVDNTVDTTTGMILLKAEFRNSDRLLWPGQFVNVVLNLTEEQNAVVVPAKAVQIGQKGNFVFVVRPDKKAEFRNITVARTIGEETVVSKGVNAGETVVTDGHLKLKDGFPVEIRESLTSGNAGTPAKPADAGEQKTGSPGTKK, encoded by the coding sequence ATGATGAAGCGTAAAAAGATCATTGTTATCATTTGTATTGTTATTGCGGTCGCGGTTGTCTATGGTTACCTGTCCCGGAAGAAACCGCCGCCTCCTGCCCGCCAGGGTGTGCCTGTACTGGTTGGGAAGGCCGTGCAAAAGACCATGCCTGTCATCATAGAGGCGATCGGGACAGTCGAAGCGTACAACTCGGTCACGGTATACGCGCGGATTGTAGGTCAGCTTCTCAGGATTCATTTCAAGGAAGGACAGGATGTAAAGAGGGGACAGCCCCTGTTTACGATCGATCCCGGGCCCTTTCAGGAAAAGCTGAGGATGTCCGAGGCAAAGCTTGCACAGGACATAGCCCAGCTAAAGTATAACGAGGATGAGGCGAAGCGCTATGCCTATCTCCTTGAAAAGGGCGCCGTTGCAACCTCGGACTATGAAAATAAACAGACCCTTGCCCTCACGCAGCAGGCAACGGTGAGGTCGAGCAAGGCCGACGTCGATAACGCGCGCCTTAACCTTGAGTACTGTTACATACGTTCTCCTCTTGACGGCAGGACAGGGGCTCATCTGGCCAAGGAAGGCGCAATGATCAAAGACAACGATACGAAGCTTGTCGTGGTAAACCAGATCTCGCCTATCTATGTGAAATTTTCTGTTCCGGAAAAACAGCTCCCCGAGATCAGGAAGTATATGACATCTGGCGTACTGAAAGTAAAAGTGAATCCCCAGGGTACACAGGGCGCCCCTGTCGAGGGAAAACTCACATTCGTTGACAATACCGTGGACACAACCACCGGCATGATCCTCCTCAAAGCGGAGTTCAGGAACAGTGATAGACTTCTCTGGCCCGGACAGTTCGTCAACGTTGTCCTCAATCTCACGGAGGAGCAGAATGCCGTTGTTGTTCCGGCAAAGGCTGTACAGATCGGGCAGAAGGGGAATTTTGTCTTTGTTGTAAGACCCGATAAGAAAGCGGAGTTCAGGAACATTACTGTTGCAAGGACGATCGGCGAGGAGACTGTTGTATCGAAAGGGGTCAACGCAGGAGAAACGGTTGTGACCGATGGTCACCTGAAACTGAAAGACGGTTTTCCTGTTGAGATACGGGAATCGCTGACGTCGGGAAACGCAGGGACACCCGCAAAACCGGCAGACGCCGGTGAACAGAAAACGGGCTCCCCGGGTACTAAAAAGTGA